The Streptomyces kanamyceticus DNA segment CTTCCCCGCCGTGAGCCGCCCGCGGCCGTCCGGTGTCCCGACCCGCGCCCGGTAAGCGCGACACGCCGGAACCGTCCGCCAACTGCAGGACGCCTAAGGCCAGTTCACTCCGTACGATGTGCGGACGGGCCCCGCCGGACGCTCCTGCCGAAGTGATCGTCCCCGACAGCGGGGCACCGGTTGTTCGTACAGACGGTCTGACCGGTTGTCGTGCCCGGCGCAAACAGCGGATACGGTGCTGCCGTGGTGATCGAGAGGGAGGGGCCGGTGCCAGGAACTGCGCTGCTCGTCGCGGCGGCCCCGGTGGGCAAGGGCCGCATCGTGGACGCGGCTTCCGTACTTCCCGTGCTCGCGGCGGTGTCACCGGCGGCCCTCGCCGGAACCCCGACCGCGAGCGTCGTGGAACTCGCCGACCCGCTGGACCCGCAGACGGTCCTGACCCGGCTGCGGGCCGCCGCCATGGCGCCGGGCCCCCTGACGATCTACCTGGTCGGACAGGTCCACCTCGACCGGCGCCAGCGGCAGTTGCACCTCGCGCTCGCCAGGTCCACCCCCGCGACCATGCGCTACACCGGGCTGCCCTGGCACTGGATCACCCAGGAGCTCCGCCTGCGCCCCGCGGGCGGCACCACGATCGTCGTCGACCTGCACACCGACCAGGAGAGCTGGGGGACCCTCACCCAGCACCCGCTCGACGCGGGACCCGGCGTCGCCCTGTACGGACGGATCGCCCCGCCCGCGCGGCGCCGCGGCATCGAGACGCCGGCGTACATGAAGGCGCTCGCCACCGTCCTGCGCAGCGGCCACCGCCCGCCGCTGCCCGAACTCCACGAGCAGGCCGTCGCCCAGTCCCTCGCCGACGACGCGCAGGACCTCCTGATCGCGTCGACCGGCGCCGCCCCGGTGCCGCAGAGCCCCTACCGGCAGCCGCCGACGCCGTCGGACATGGATCCGCACGCGGCGATCACCGCGGCCGTCGAGGCCGGACGGCACGGCGAGGCCGCGTCCCTGGCCGCGGCCTGGGAGCAGACGGCGCTGCGCATGCACGGCCCGGGCTCCATCGAGGTCATCCACTGGATGGAGGTCCGTGCGGACCTCGCGCGGTTCGCCGGGGAACCGGCGCGCAGTTGCGAGACCTGGCTCGCGGTCGCCGCCGCCCGGCTCTCCGCGGGCCAGGCGCGCGACTCCGCCGAGGTGGAGGCCGCGGCGGACCGGGCCCACCACCTGTGGGACCGGGTGCGCGACCCCGAGGCCGTCCGCGCGCTCGGCCCCGCCCTGGTCGCCCTGCGCCGCCAGGTGCCGGGACGCCAGCGCGGCACGCTGTCGCTCGCCCAGCGGCGGCTCGAACAGTTCCACACCCAGCAGGTCGGCTGACGGGACGCCCGCGCCGCGGAGGCGGCGCGGGGCGGGCCCGCGCCCCTCAGCTCAGAGCGCCGTGCCGAACGCCTGCGTCCACCACGGGCCGCCGGAGCCGTTGTGGATGCCCACGCCCAGCTCCTTGAAGTCGCAGTTGAGGATGTTGGCGCGGTGGCCGGGGCTGTTCATCCACGAGTCCATCACCGAGGCGGGGGTCTGCTGGCCGCGCGCGATGTTCTCGCCGTACGTGCTCCAGCGGTACCCGGCCGCCGTGATGCGGTCGCCGGGGTCGGTGCCGTCCGGGCTCGTGTGGTCGAAGTAGTCGCGGGCCGCCATGTCGGCGGAGTGCTTCGACGCGGCGGTGGCGAGCTTGCCGTTGGAGCGGACCGGGCCGCAACCCGCCTTGGAACGCTCGGTGTTGACCAGGGCGACGACCTGCTCGGCGGTGCCGCTCGGCTGCTGGGGCGCCGGATCGGGCTTGTCGGGCTTCGGCTTCGGCGCTGGCGCGGACTTGGTCTTCGTGGGCGTGGGCGTGGGCGACGGCTTCTTCTTCGGCTTCGCCTTCGTCTTGCTCGGGCTCGGTGACGCGGAGGGCGAGGGGGAGTGCGAGGGCGACGGGCTCTTCGACGCCGAGGGCTCACCGGTCCCGGACGCGGGCGCGGCGGCGGTCGACGGCGCGCTCTCGTCCGCGTCCGGCTCGGTGAGCAGATGCACCGCGGCGCCACCGGCGACGAGAGCGGCGACCGCGGCCGCCACCGCCGCCGTACGGCGCTGGCGCCTGGCCCGCTCCCGACGGGCAAGGGCACGCGCGGACAGCGGAGCCTGACCGGGCAGGGCAGCGGTGGCGCCGACACTGACCAGGTCGGCGGGCGGCAGCAGTCTGCTCGCCAGGACGGCCCCCACCGGCACGAGCCCCAGCGCCACCAGGAGCCCCTCGGCGGGGACCAGGTTCGACCAGTGGCTCTCACAGATCTGGCAGCCGCGCGCGTGCCGCGCGATCCGCTTGCGCCACAGCGCCGACGGCGCCCCGTCCCAGGAGTCCGTCACCTGCTGGAGGCCCGCGCAGCGCGGCTCGGCCGACAGGGCGCGGACCACCACGCGCGCCGTCTCCAGCTGCGCCTTCATCCGCTGCACCCGCACGGCCGCGTGCTGCGGCGCGAGTTCGAGCGCGGCGGCGACCTCCGTGCGCGTCAGCTCGCCCGCCGACTCCAGCCACCACAGGGACAGCAGCGCCCGGTCGTCCTCGTCGAGCCACCGGGTGGCCTCCGCGGTCTCGCGGCGCTGCCCCGAGAGCCCGAGGCGGGTGATGGTCAGGTCCACGAAGTCCGCGCCGGGATCCACCACGTCGTACCCGTCACCGAGCTGGCCGCCGGTGGGTATCTCACCGGTGGCGCGCTCCCGCCAGTGGCCGCGTATCTGGTTCATGGTGATGGCGACGAGCCAGCTGCGGAACGTCTCGGGACTGCGCAGGCCGTCCAGGCCGCCGAGCACGCGGAGCATGGTCTCCTGCACCACGTCGTCCACGTCGGCGTGCCCGTTCAGGGCGCGCCCGACGATGTTGTAGACCAGCGGAAGATACTCCGCCACGAGCGCGTCCTGCGCCTGCTGGTTCCCGTCCTGCGCTGCCCTGACCATCGCGGCTTGGCGTTCGCTGCTCACGCTGTGTCCACTTCCTCTGTGGGGGGTCCGTCTGCTCCGACATAGGGGAGACGCCCCCCGCCCGCCCCGATAACAGAAACCCGTCGGATTCCGTCGGCGGCGGTCCACTATGCCGTGCCGCGGATCCGGCGCTCGCGAGGGGTGGCGACCCCACCCCTTCACTCGAACGGGCGTACGCCGCGGGGTCCGGACCCGGCAGAACAGGCGCGGACGCGCATCTCGGCAGACGATGGCCGGACAGTCCTGCAGATCCTGCGAGGTGGTTGCTGTGCAGATCAGAGCGGTGGTATCCGAGTTCCTCGGGACGTTGCTCCTCGTCTTCTTCGCCGTGGGATCGGCGGTGCTCGGCGCCGAGTACATCGGCACCCTCGGCATCGCGCTGGCCTTCGGCTTCACGCTGCTCGCCCTGGCGTACACCCTCGGCCCGATCTCCGGCTGTCACGTCAATCCGGCGGTGACCCTGGGCATGCTCTGCGCGCGCAGGATCGACGTCCGCACCGCCGTGACCTACTGGGTCGCGCAGTTCCTCGGCGGCATCGTCGGCGCGGCCCTGCTCTTCCTGCTGGCCAAGCAGGTACCGGGGCTGAAGACGAGCGGAGCCTTCGGCAGCAACGGCTACGACGACCGGTCCGCGGTCGGCATCAACCTGGGCGGTGCCTTCCTGGCGGAGGTCGTCCTGACCTTCCTGCTCGTCTTCGTCGTCCTCGGCGTGACGCACCGGGTGGCCGTGACGGGCTTCGACGGGCTGCCGATCGGCATCGCGCTGGCCGTCATCCACCTGGTCGGCATCCCGCTGACCGGCACCTCGGTCAACCCCGCGCGGAGCCTGGGCCCCGCCCTGTTCGCCGGGGGAGCGGCGCTCTCCCAGCTGTGGCTGTTCATCGTGGCCCCGCTGGTGGGCGGCGTGATCGCGGCGCTCGTGCACCGGGTGACGCATCCCGCGGGTGAGGAGCGGGTCATCGCCGACCAGGCGTCCGCGGCGTGACCTCGGGATGAGCCGGTGAGGGGCCGTCGAGCAGCGGCTGAGGACGGCCCCGCAGCTCCTGCTCGAAGAAGGCGCCGATGTAGGCGCGGGTGATCTGCTCGGAGCGCTCACCGGAGAGCGGCACCTCGGGGTCGACCACCCCGGCCTGTCCGGTCAGGACGGGCAGGTCGGTGAAGGTGAAGTGCCCGGACCCCTTGACCGTGAACCAGCGCTTCCAGCCGTGCAGCCCCTGCCACGTGCTGTCCCAGTTCTCGCCGTCCCCCTGCCCCGGGGTGTGATCGAGCTCGGTGCCCAGCATCAGGAAGGGGCGCGTGCCGAGACCGACCGGCTCCGTGTGGAAGTGACCGTCCATGTTCATGCCCGCGCGCACCCGGGGGTCGGCGCTCATGGCGGCGAGCGCCGCGGCCCCGCCGATGGAGTGCCCGCCCGCCCCGACGCGCCCGGGGTCGATCATCCCGGCGTGCCGCCAGGTCGCCTCGCGTCCGGTCAGGCGGTCGATGACGTACGAGATGTCCTTGGCCCGCCCCTCGGTGATGACCTTGCCCATCCCCGGCTTCTCGGCGGGCCCGCACGCCTGGCAGGTGAGGATCCGGCCGCCGGGGAACGCCGTGCCGACCGACTCGTAGGCGTGGTCGACGGTGGCGACGACGAACCCCCGGCTCGCGAGGTCCTCCGCGAGGTGCGTCAGCGTGGCCCGGGGAGCGGTGAACCCGGGGGAGAGCACGACCAGCGGGAACCGTCCTGACGCGGGCCGCGCACCGGCACGGGCGAAGGTGCGGGTGGCGCTGTACGCGGCGGCGGAGATCCGCTCGTCCAGACCGCCCGACTCGAGCAGGAGGCGGGCCTCCGCTTCGGAGGTGTAGGCGGTGGGGCGCCCGCCGCCGTGCCGCGCGGGGTAGTACACGGACGTCATCAGCTCCCGCGCGCCCGCCGAGGGCACCCACGGGTCCCGACGGCTCTTGTCGACGAGGTGCAGGGTGTCGCGGCCCACCGCGAACGGTCCTGTGGGGCGGGGGAGATGGAGGGGCGCGGCCGCCTGGTCTGCCTGCCGGTCCGCCGACGCGGGTGTGGCGTGGGCGACGGCGGCACTCACGGCGGGCAGGGTCAGCGCGAAGGCGAGAACGGTGACAAC contains these protein-coding regions:
- a CDS encoding alpha/beta hydrolase family protein — its product is MTGTRTALRGRAVVTVLAFALTLPAVSAAVAHATPASADRQADQAAAPLHLPRPTGPFAVGRDTLHLVDKSRRDPWVPSAGARELMTSVYYPARHGGGRPTAYTSEAEARLLLESGGLDERISAAAYSATRTFARAGARPASGRFPLVVLSPGFTAPRATLTHLAEDLASRGFVVATVDHAYESVGTAFPGGRILTCQACGPAEKPGMGKVITEGRAKDISYVIDRLTGREATWRHAGMIDPGRVGAGGHSIGGAAALAAMSADPRVRAGMNMDGHFHTEPVGLGTRPFLMLGTELDHTPGQGDGENWDSTWQGLHGWKRWFTVKGSGHFTFTDLPVLTGQAGVVDPEVPLSGERSEQITRAYIGAFFEQELRGRPQPLLDGPSPAHPEVTPRTPGRR
- a CDS encoding sigma-70 family RNA polymerase sigma factor, with product MSSERQAAMVRAAQDGNQQAQDALVAEYLPLVYNIVGRALNGHADVDDVVQETMLRVLGGLDGLRSPETFRSWLVAITMNQIRGHWRERATGEIPTGGQLGDGYDVVDPGADFVDLTITRLGLSGQRRETAEATRWLDEDDRALLSLWWLESAGELTRTEVAAALELAPQHAAVRVQRMKAQLETARVVVRALSAEPRCAGLQQVTDSWDGAPSALWRKRIARHARGCQICESHWSNLVPAEGLLVALGLVPVGAVLASRLLPPADLVSVGATAALPGQAPLSARALARRERARRQRRTAAVAAAVAALVAGGAAVHLLTEPDADESAPSTAAAPASGTGEPSASKSPSPSHSPSPSASPSPSKTKAKPKKKPSPTPTPTKTKSAPAPKPKPDKPDPAPQQPSGTAEQVVALVNTERSKAGCGPVRSNGKLATAASKHSADMAARDYFDHTSPDGTDPGDRITAAGYRWSTYGENIARGQQTPASVMDSWMNSPGHRANILNCDFKELGVGIHNGSGGPWWTQAFGTAL
- a CDS encoding MIP family channel protein, with the translated sequence MQIRAVVSEFLGTLLLVFFAVGSAVLGAEYIGTLGIALAFGFTLLALAYTLGPISGCHVNPAVTLGMLCARRIDVRTAVTYWVAQFLGGIVGAALLFLLAKQVPGLKTSGAFGSNGYDDRSAVGINLGGAFLAEVVLTFLLVFVVLGVTHRVAVTGFDGLPIGIALAVIHLVGIPLTGTSVNPARSLGPALFAGGAALSQLWLFIVAPLVGGVIAALVHRVTHPAGEERVIADQASAA